Genomic DNA from Paracoccus aminophilus JCM 7686:
ATCGTGCTCGTGCTTCTGGCCTGGTATTTCGCGATCCGCTCGCTGCCCGATTACAACGGCAGCTATGAGGTCGCGGGAATCGCCCAGCCGGTCGAGATCGTGCGCACGACCGAAGATGTCCCCCATATCTTCGGGCAAAGCGATCATGATGTCTTCTTCGCGCTTGGGCTTGCCCATGCGCAGGATCGCCTGTTCCAGATGACGGTGCTGCGCCGCGCCGCGCAAGGCCGCCTCTCGGAGATCTATGGCGCGGGTGCCTTTGCCTCGGATGATCTGGCCCGGCGTCTGGGCCTTTACCGCAATGCGGTCGCCTCGGTCGCGGCGCAGGACCCCGCCACGAAAGAGGCGCTTGAGGCCTATGCCGCCGGGGTCAATGCCTGGATCGAGCAGGTCAACCTTGGCGCGCGCGGCCGGGGCGCGCCCGAGTTTTTCCTCTATCCCGATGACATCTCTTATTGGGAGCCCGCCGATTCTCTGGCGATCCTCAAGCTTCTGGCCGCGACCTCGACCGTGCAATTGCGCCGCGAGGTCATGCGCGCCCGGCTGTCCTTGACCGAGCCCAAGCGCGGCCAAGAGCTTCTCGCCGCGCCCTATGAGCCCGCCATACCGACCTATGCCTCGCTCTTTCCCGGCGCGAAGCTGATGCCGCCCGAGCGCGCCTTGCCGCCCTATGATTGGGTGACGGGGCTTGCGGGCTTCATGGCGCCTGCCTCGGGCGCCAGCGCGAATGGCTGGGCGGCCTCGAGCGCGCGCACGGCGGGCGCAGGCGCGTTGCTGGCAAATGACCCGCAATTCGCGCTGACCGCGCCGGGGCTGTGGTATCTCGCGCGGCTTGAGCTGCAGTCCGGCGGCGTGATCGGCGGCACCATCCCGGGGATCCCCGCGATCCTCTCGGGGCGCAATGGCGCGATGGCCTGGGGGCTGACGCCTGCCCAGATCGACGACCAGGACCTCTTCATCGAAGAGGTCCAGCCCGGCGAGGCGAGCCGCTATCGCGGTGACGCGGGCTGGACCGATTTCGCGACCCGCAACGAGGTCATCCGCGTCAAGGATCAGAAGGATCAGGTCATCACTCTGCGCGATACCGCCAATGGCCCGGTCATTCCCGGCGGCCATTTCGGCATTGCCTCGATCCTGCCGCCCGGCCATGTCGCGGCGCTGAGCTGGACCGGCGGACAGGTCGGCGACACGACGATGAGCGCGCTGGTCGGGCTGATGCATGCCAAGACCCGCAGCGAGGCCGCAGCGACCTTGCAGGGCGTTGTCGCCCCTGCCCTGACTTATACGCTCGCCGATCGCGACGGCATCGGCCAGACCCTCGCCGGCGCGATCCCGAAGCGGCCCGCGACCCATGCCACGCTTGGCCGGATGCCGACGCCGGGCTGGGATCTCGCCAACCGCTGGCAGGGCACAGAGCCCGCCCCCGCCGAGCTGACCGATCTCAACCCCGAAAAGGGCATTGTCGCCACCACTGGCGCGGGCCCGGTCATCGCTCATGGCCATCCGCTTGGCTATGACGGCATCGACGACCGGCGGCTCTCGCGGCTGAACCTGCTCATCGACAGCCGCGAGGTCCATTCCCGCGACAGTTTCATCGCCGCCCAGAATGACATGGTCAGCCCGCTGGCCCGCGATCTGCTGCCGCTCATCGCCGCCGATCTGTGGTATTCGGGCGAGCCCGCCGCGCCCGGCACGCCGGAGCGTCAGCGTCAGGATGCGCTCAGCCTGCTTGCCAATTGGGACGGGTCGATGAACGAATACCTGCCCGAGCCGCTGATCTATTCCGCTTGGATGCGCCAATTGCAGGACCGGCTGATCCGCGACGATCTGGGGCCGATGGCCGATGATTTCACCCATCTCTATCCCGATTTCATCGAGCGGGTCTTCCGCGACGTGAACGGCGCCTCGGCCTGGTGCGACATCCGTCAATCGACCGCAACGGTGACCTGCCCGACCATCGCGCGTCAGGCGCTCGATCAGGCGATCTTTGATCTGACCGCGCGCTTTGGCCCCGATGTGCGCAGCTGGCGCTGGGGCGATGTCCACCGCGCGCGCCATGTCCATCCGGCGCTCGGCGATCTGCGCGGGCTGTCCTATGTCGTCAACCTGATCCAGCCGACCTCGGGCGACGATTCGACGGTGGCGCGGGCCTCGATGCGCGGCACCGGCCCCAATCCGTGGATGAACGTGACCGGCGCGGCCTATCGCGGCGTCTATGATCTCGCCGATCCCGACAGCTCGGTCTTCGTGATCTCGACCGGGCAATCGGGCCATCCGCTCTCGCGCCATTACGACGATATGGCCGAGCTGTGGCGGCGGGGCGAATATGTCGGCATGTCGCTTGATCCGGCGC
This window encodes:
- a CDS encoding penicillin acylase family protein — encoded protein: MLTLFRWMVRLTVGLMVVGIVLVLLAWYFAIRSLPDYNGSYEVAGIAQPVEIVRTTEDVPHIFGQSDHDVFFALGLAHAQDRLFQMTVLRRAAQGRLSEIYGAGAFASDDLARRLGLYRNAVASVAAQDPATKEALEAYAAGVNAWIEQVNLGARGRGAPEFFLYPDDISYWEPADSLAILKLLAATSTVQLRREVMRARLSLTEPKRGQELLAAPYEPAIPTYASLFPGAKLMPPERALPPYDWVTGLAGFMAPASGASANGWAASSARTAGAGALLANDPQFALTAPGLWYLARLELQSGGVIGGTIPGIPAILSGRNGAMAWGLTPAQIDDQDLFIEEVQPGEASRYRGDAGWTDFATRNEVIRVKDQKDQVITLRDTANGPVIPGGHFGIASILPPGHVAALSWTGGQVGDTTMSALVGLMHAKTRSEAAATLQGVVAPALTYTLADRDGIGQTLAGAIPKRPATHATLGRMPTPGWDLANRWQGTEPAPAELTDLNPEKGIVATTGAGPVIAHGHPLGYDGIDDRRLSRLNLLIDSREVHSRDSFIAAQNDMVSPLARDLLPLIAADLWYSGEPAAPGTPERQRQDALSLLANWDGSMNEYLPEPLIYSAWMRQLQDRLIRDDLGPMADDFTHLYPDFIERVFRDVNGASAWCDIRQSTATVTCPTIARQALDQAIFDLTARFGPDVRSWRWGDVHRARHVHPALGDLRGLSYVVNLIQPTSGDDSTVARASMRGTGPNPWMNVTGAAYRGVYDLADPDSSVFVISTGQSGHPLSRHYDDMAELWRRGEYVGMSLDPALARAAAVGVTRLEPAPR